The Pseudomonas azotoformans genome has a segment encoding these proteins:
- a CDS encoding LysR family transcriptional regulator yields MRQDQLDGLVTFVCVAEHASFSAAAVRLGVSPSAVSQVIRNLERRLGVALFNRTTRSVSLTEAGLGFLAKVQPAVSALTAAALEVGDSSGSPSGLLRLNVPRAAYMTVLQPVLAAFLQVHPQIDLELTMENALVDIVRLGYDAGIRFGDFVEQDMVAVKVGPALRMRVIASPAYLARHDAPQHPSELLQHNCITFRASSGVVERWDFARGLETLQLPVRGRIIVNDSSALVQSVLDGLGIGYMISGHIDPFIARGELVSLFEDWCPALPGFTLYYSDRRRVSRKLRALIDFLREPSSLAPSPPLQVL; encoded by the coding sequence ATGCGCCAGGATCAACTCGACGGGCTGGTGACCTTCGTTTGCGTCGCTGAACATGCCAGCTTTTCGGCCGCCGCCGTGCGCCTGGGTGTGTCGCCGTCGGCGGTCAGCCAGGTCATTCGCAACCTGGAGCGGCGCCTGGGCGTTGCGTTATTCAATCGCACCACCCGCAGTGTCAGCCTCACGGAAGCAGGTCTGGGCTTCCTGGCCAAGGTGCAACCGGCGGTCAGCGCCTTGACGGCTGCGGCCCTGGAAGTCGGTGACAGCAGCGGCTCACCCTCAGGCTTGCTGCGTCTCAACGTGCCGCGCGCCGCGTACATGACCGTGCTGCAACCGGTGCTCGCGGCATTTCTGCAGGTGCACCCGCAGATTGACCTCGAACTGACGATGGAAAATGCCCTGGTGGACATCGTGCGCCTGGGCTATGACGCCGGTATCCGTTTTGGCGATTTCGTCGAGCAGGATATGGTCGCGGTCAAGGTCGGCCCCGCTCTGCGCATGCGTGTGATCGCATCACCGGCCTACCTGGCGCGGCACGACGCACCGCAGCATCCCAGCGAATTGCTCCAGCACAATTGCATCACGTTTCGTGCGTCCAGCGGCGTGGTCGAGCGCTGGGACTTCGCCAGGGGCCTGGAAACCCTGCAACTGCCGGTGCGCGGGCGGATAATCGTCAACGACTCGTCGGCCTTGGTGCAAAGCGTGCTGGATGGCCTGGGCATTGGCTACATGATCAGTGGCCACATCGACCCCTTTATCGCCCGTGGTGAACTGGTCAGCCTGTTCGAGGACTGGTGCCCGGCCTTGCCCGGCTTCACCCTGTATTACTCCGATCGCCGTCGCGTGAGCCGCAAGCTGCGTGCACTGATCGACTTTCTGCGCGAGCCGTCCAGCCTCGCGCCGTCGCCACCACTGCAAGTACTTTAG
- a CDS encoding argininosuccinate lyase — translation MNTSPRALKSLLHLAVAFALFNSVGAYAANTGELPCTTTEQCAAQAAKVGATPDSAQTERKAKGDPTQTQFAWLNRINKASIVMLTEEGIVKPEMGQKIAGGVRYAIAQADQPGGTRPSDVLQLEKIMTDKIGPEASLIHSGRSRQDMLATYRLAALRSQVLAYSEALNATRLRLLNIADKNVDTLVPAYTNGVQAMPISYAHYLLAFEAAFDRDGQRIRELYTRLNKSPMGTAVLANSAYPLNRERLAELLGFDGVRENSLDSSQVSTYDIPIEAANLASSSAIRVGAMIGDIHTQYHQIRPWLLLDEEATYTSSAMPQKRNPGLLMRARESASDVVGLAQAVTLRAHNVTTGMTDYKFAFDSLGVFRSTQEMFESMDAVLDALQINPQRALEELESEWTTSMELADTLERQFKVPFRIGHSFASLIVTEARSNGTTPKTFPYADAQKLYRQAADKYKWTPNTLPLDEAGFRAALSPTTMVQTRKGTGGPQPQEVKRMLVEARKTLEGDQQWLKERREKLKGAEENLDKAFDKLKG, via the coding sequence GTGAACACATCCCCCCGCGCCCTTAAAAGCCTGCTGCACCTGGCGGTGGCTTTCGCCCTGTTCAACAGCGTTGGCGCCTACGCGGCCAACACCGGCGAGCTGCCCTGCACCACCACCGAACAATGCGCCGCCCAGGCGGCAAAAGTCGGCGCCACGCCGGACAGTGCGCAAACCGAGCGCAAAGCCAAAGGCGATCCCACCCAGACTCAATTCGCCTGGCTCAACCGCATCAACAAAGCCTCGATCGTGATGCTCACCGAAGAAGGCATTGTGAAACCCGAGATGGGCCAGAAGATCGCTGGCGGCGTGCGTTATGCGATCGCCCAAGCCGACCAGCCCGGCGGCACGCGCCCGAGCGATGTGCTGCAACTGGAAAAGATCATGACCGACAAGATCGGTCCCGAGGCCTCGCTGATTCATTCCGGCCGCAGTCGCCAGGACATGCTCGCCACTTACCGCCTGGCCGCCCTGCGCAGCCAGGTGCTGGCCTACAGCGAAGCCCTCAACGCCACGCGCCTGCGCCTGTTGAACATTGCCGACAAGAACGTCGATACCCTGGTGCCGGCCTACACCAACGGCGTGCAGGCCATGCCGATCAGCTATGCGCATTACCTGCTGGCCTTTGAGGCCGCGTTCGACCGTGACGGCCAGCGCATCCGCGAGCTGTACACACGCCTGAACAAAAGCCCGATGGGCACCGCCGTGCTGGCCAATTCGGCCTACCCGCTGAACCGCGAGCGCTTGGCCGAGCTGCTGGGCTTTGATGGCGTGCGTGAGAATTCATTGGATTCCAGCCAGGTATCGACCTATGACATCCCAATCGAGGCGGCCAACCTGGCGTCGTCATCGGCGATTCGCGTGGGCGCCATGATTGGCGACATCCACACCCAGTATCACCAGATCCGCCCATGGTTGCTGTTGGATGAAGAAGCCACTTACACCAGCAGCGCCATGCCGCAAAAACGCAACCCAGGCCTGCTGATGCGTGCCCGAGAGTCCGCCTCGGATGTGGTCGGCCTGGCCCAGGCGGTGACCTTGCGCGCGCACAACGTCACCACCGGCATGACCGACTATAAATTCGCGTTCGATTCCCTGGGCGTATTCCGTTCCACTCAGGAAATGTTCGAAAGCATGGATGCCGTGCTCGACGCGCTGCAGATCAACCCGCAGCGCGCATTGGAAGAACTGGAATCGGAATGGACCACCTCAATGGAGCTGGCCGACACCCTGGAGCGCCAGTTCAAGGTGCCGTTCCGGATTGGCCACAGCTTTGCCTCGCTGATCGTCACCGAAGCGCGCAGCAACGGCACCACGCCGAAAACCTTCCCCTACGCCGACGCGCAGAAGCTGTATCGCCAGGCGGCGGACAAGTACAAGTGGACGCCCAATACCTTGCCGCTGGACGAGGCCGGCTTCCGTGCGGCGCTGTCGCCAACCACCATGGTGCAGACCCGCAAAGGCACGGGCGGGCCGCAGCCGCAAGAGGTCAAGCGCATGCTGGTGGAGGCGCGCAAGACGTTGGAAGGCGATCAGCAGTGGTTGAAAGAGCGGCGTGAGAAGCTCAAGGGCGCTGAAGAAAATCTCGATAAGGCCTTCGATAAGCTCAAGGGCTAA
- a CDS encoding xanthine dehydrogenase family protein molybdopterin-binding subunit translates to MITRRGFLKVSAASGGGLLLSLRLPMGQVVADETVVFAPNAFIRIDRDGRVTFTIAQVEMGQGTYTSIPVLIAEELAVRLDQVTLEHAPADNKRYANPLLGFQVTGGSTSVRSAWTPLRQAGATARTLLLEAAALYWNVAPSRCSAREGVVYHADSQRQLAYGELVQKAATLPLPDKVELKSAEHFQLIGLTRQRTDSASKVNGTARYGIDARPEGFKVAAIMTCPVIGGTLVSVDDHAALSVKGVLQVLRTDTAVAVVAEHMGAARKALALLSVQWNEGINGQFSTAQMLADIEQASQAAGAVVKTVGNAEQALAGASKILEAVYEVPFLAHACMEPVNCTVHVRPDGCDLWLGSQVPARAQAVAMQQTGLAENQVQVHNHLLGGGFGRRLDVDFVAHAVAFAKQVTFPLKVIWSREEDTRHSTLRPYHFNHLSAGLDASGKPTVWTHKVTGSSILARWLPERFTHGIDGDAIRDPSGPYDFANIGVNYVRHEPPAGITTGFWRGVGHTQNVFMVEGFIDELAHLAGQDPIAYRLALLDKHPRARKVLEAVAQHAQWGTSLAPGRGRGVALTFCFGTYAAQVAEVSVEAGQVRVHKVTCVVDCGRAIVPDSVVAQMQGGAIFGLTAALFGNITFKDGRVEQANFDSYRLLRMNEAPLIDTYLLDSEETPGGIGEVSTVTIAPAVVNAVFAATGKRVRRLPIVV, encoded by the coding sequence ATGATCACACGACGTGGTTTTCTTAAAGTCAGTGCCGCCAGCGGCGGTGGTTTGCTGCTGAGCCTGAGGTTGCCCATGGGGCAGGTTGTTGCGGATGAAACCGTGGTGTTTGCGCCGAATGCGTTTATCCGGATCGATCGCGACGGTCGGGTGACCTTCACCATCGCCCAGGTGGAAATGGGGCAGGGCACCTACACCTCGATCCCCGTGTTGATTGCCGAAGAGCTGGCAGTGCGCCTGGATCAGGTCACCCTTGAGCACGCCCCCGCGGATAACAAGCGCTATGCCAACCCGTTGCTGGGTTTCCAGGTCACGGGCGGTTCCACCTCGGTACGCAGTGCCTGGACCCCTTTGCGTCAGGCCGGGGCCACTGCGCGCACCTTGCTGCTGGAGGCCGCCGCCTTGTACTGGAACGTGGCGCCAAGCCGTTGCAGCGCGCGCGAGGGCGTGGTCTATCACGCCGACAGCCAACGGCAACTGGCCTATGGCGAATTGGTGCAAAAGGCCGCGACCTTGCCGCTGCCGGACAAGGTCGAACTCAAGAGCGCCGAACACTTCCAACTGATCGGCCTGACCCGCCAGCGCACCGACTCGGCCAGCAAGGTCAACGGCACTGCCCGCTATGGCATCGATGCGCGGCCTGAGGGCTTCAAGGTGGCTGCGATCATGACCTGCCCGGTGATCGGCGGCACTCTGGTCAGCGTCGATGACCACGCCGCGCTGTCGGTGAAGGGCGTGCTGCAGGTGTTGCGTACCGACACTGCCGTGGCAGTGGTGGCCGAGCACATGGGCGCTGCGCGCAAGGCCCTGGCGCTGCTGAGTGTGCAGTGGAACGAAGGCATCAATGGCCAGTTCTCCACGGCGCAGATGCTCGCGGACATCGAACAGGCCTCCCAGGCGGCGGGTGCGGTGGTGAAGACCGTGGGCAACGCCGAACAGGCGTTGGCCGGCGCCAGCAAGATCCTGGAGGCCGTGTACGAAGTGCCGTTTCTGGCGCATGCGTGCATGGAACCGGTGAACTGCACCGTGCATGTACGGCCCGATGGCTGTGACCTGTGGCTCGGCAGCCAGGTACCGGCGCGGGCCCAGGCGGTGGCGATGCAGCAGACGGGCCTGGCGGAAAACCAGGTGCAGGTACACAACCATTTGCTCGGCGGCGGCTTCGGTCGGCGCCTGGACGTGGACTTCGTGGCCCACGCCGTGGCCTTTGCCAAGCAAGTGACATTTCCCCTCAAAGTCATCTGGTCGCGTGAGGAAGACACCCGCCACAGCACCTTGCGTCCTTACCATTTCAACCACCTCAGCGCCGGGCTCGATGCCAGCGGCAAACCCACCGTGTGGACCCATAAAGTCACCGGCTCATCGATCCTCGCGCGCTGGTTGCCGGAGCGCTTCACCCATGGCATCGACGGTGATGCAATCCGAGACCCCAGCGGCCCCTATGACTTCGCCAATATCGGCGTGAACTACGTGCGCCACGAACCGCCCGCGGGCATTACCACGGGTTTTTGGCGGGGAGTGGGGCATACCCAGAATGTGTTCATGGTGGAAGGTTTTATCGACGAACTGGCCCATCTGGCCGGGCAGGATCCGATCGCCTATCGCCTGGCCCTGCTGGACAAGCATCCGCGTGCGCGCAAGGTGCTGGAGGCCGTAGCGCAACACGCCCAATGGGGCACGTCGCTGGCGCCAGGACGTGGTCGGGGGGTGGCATTGACCTTTTGTTTTGGCACCTACGCGGCGCAGGTGGCAGAAGTCAGTGTGGAGGCGGGCCAGGTGCGGGTGCACAAGGTCACCTGCGTGGTGGACTGCGGCCGTGCCATCGTGCCCGACAGCGTGGTCGCGCAGATGCAGGGTGGGGCAATCTTCGGCCTGACGGCGGCGTTGTTCGGCAACATCACCTTCAAGGACGGACGAGTGGAACAAGCCAATTTCGACAGCTACCGCCTGCTGCGGATGAATGAAGCGCCGCTGATCGACACGTACCTGCTGGACAGCGAGGAAACACCGGGCGGGATTGGCGAGGTGTCGACGGTGACGATTGCCCCGGCGGTGGTGAACGCGGTGTTTGCGGCGACGGGTAAGCGCGTGCGCCGGTTGCCTATTGTTGTGTGA
- a CDS encoding LysR substrate-binding domain-containing protein: MELRHLRYFIMVAEERHFTRAAARLNMQQPPLSQQIRALETELGFDLFKRHPKGVDLTAGGLVFLDEARIILARVEQGSLKASRAAQGIEGTLVIGFTSSAAAHPLIPRIIRAYRERYPGVELSINEGSAREVTEDSVEKRIDIGILRAPVSTHQSLTFHRLLNEEMLLTLPIGHPLLNTPGSAIPLAALKDERFILVRRPGAPGMYANLIKACQNAGFEPKIAFEVERMLTNVSLVAAGEGISVVPASMRDVHRESVVYCRIKDARPKLLAPITLVRRTFNPSAPLQNFIGLARELGGVYRKGSGHLALAASSGENSR, encoded by the coding sequence ATGGAACTTCGCCATTTACGCTATTTCATCATGGTGGCTGAAGAGCGACATTTCACCCGTGCCGCCGCGCGCCTGAACATGCAACAACCGCCCCTCAGCCAACAGATCCGCGCCCTCGAAACCGAACTGGGGTTCGACCTGTTCAAGCGCCACCCCAAGGGCGTCGACCTTACCGCCGGTGGCCTGGTGTTCCTCGATGAAGCGCGGATCATCCTCGCCCGTGTCGAACAGGGTTCGCTCAAAGCCTCCCGCGCCGCCCAGGGCATCGAAGGCACGCTGGTGATCGGTTTTACCAGCTCCGCCGCCGCCCATCCGCTGATCCCTCGGATCATCCGTGCCTACCGCGAGCGCTACCCCGGCGTGGAGTTGTCGATCAACGAAGGCAGCGCTCGCGAAGTGACCGAAGACAGTGTCGAAAAACGCATCGACATCGGCATCCTGCGCGCGCCGGTCAGTACGCACCAGAGCCTGACGTTCCATCGCCTGCTCAATGAAGAAATGCTGCTGACCCTGCCCATCGGCCACCCGCTGCTGAACACCCCCGGCAGCGCCATTCCCCTCGCAGCCCTCAAGGATGAACGCTTCATCCTGGTACGCCGCCCCGGCGCGCCGGGGATGTACGCGAACCTGATCAAGGCCTGCCAGAACGCCGGTTTCGAACCGAAAATCGCCTTTGAAGTGGAACGCATGCTCACCAACGTCAGCCTGGTAGCCGCTGGCGAAGGCATCTCGGTGGTCCCGGCGTCGATGCGCGATGTGCACCGCGAAAGCGTGGTGTATTGCCGGATCAAAGACGCACGGCCCAAGCTGCTGGCGCCGATCACGCTGGTGCGACGCACGTTCAATCCGTCGGCGCCGTTGCAGAACTTCATTGGGTTGGCGCGGGAGTTGGGTGGGGTGTATCGCAAGGGATCAGGCCACCTGGCCTTGGCTGCGTCATCAGGTGAAAACTCTCGCTGA
- a CDS encoding HIT family protein, which yields MHIDPAYILHETEHWQLNHHLASALPGYLMLGAKAPIHSLADMPEAALAELGGLLAKTQRVMEAQLKPKWLYISRYGHMPGFPLHFHFIPVYDWVEEAFWRDERYRLLQGFGKQGLAQTLTDGAELTLFVWREFGESPTPPHIQGDTVHRVIERLRVAFAGQ from the coding sequence ATGCACATCGACCCCGCGTACATCCTTCACGAAACCGAACACTGGCAGCTCAACCACCACCTGGCCTCAGCATTGCCCGGCTACCTGATGTTGGGCGCCAAGGCGCCGATCCACTCCCTGGCCGACATGCCGGAGGCGGCGCTCGCCGAATTAGGTGGGTTGCTGGCGAAGACTCAGCGGGTGATGGAAGCGCAGCTGAAACCGAAATGGCTGTACATCAGCCGTTACGGGCACATGCCGGGGTTCCCGCTGCATTTTCATTTCATCCCGGTGTACGACTGGGTGGAGGAAGCGTTTTGGCGGGACGAGCGCTATCGGCTGCTGCAGGGTTTTGGCAAACAGGGACTGGCGCAAACATTGACCGATGGCGCTGAGTTGACGTTGTTTGTATGGCGTGAGTTTGGCGAAAGTCCCACGCCACCACACATCCAGGGAGACACCGTGCATCGAGTGATTGAGCGGTTGCGCGTAGCCTTTGCGGGTCAGTAG
- a CDS encoding NADP-dependent oxidoreductase, translating into MDNTQNPRIVLAARPDGRPKTSDFRLEYAPIPEPVDGQVLLENLYLSLDPYMRWRMSAAKSYAEPVGIGEVMVGGTVARIKHSRHADWHEGDFVLAYAGWQRFALSEGQDLRRLDPGIAPLTTALGVLGMPGFTAYAGLLNIGKPKPGDTVVVAAASGAVGSVVGQIARLHGARAVGIAGGVDKCTFVKDELGFDAVIDHRAPDFAEQLAKACPKGIDVYFENVAGPVWDAVRPLLNDFARIPVCGLIAHYNDGALQEATIDRLPATMHDILAKSLTVRGFIQTEFVDQQQDTFLKEAAQWIAEGKLKWREDVVDGLDQAPEAFIGLLEGRNFGKLIVRLNPQ; encoded by the coding sequence ATGGATAACACCCAGAACCCACGCATCGTATTGGCCGCTCGTCCCGATGGCCGACCGAAGACCAGCGATTTCCGCCTCGAATACGCACCCATCCCAGAGCCGGTCGATGGACAGGTGCTGCTGGAAAACCTTTACCTGTCTCTCGACCCCTACATGCGTTGGCGCATGAGTGCCGCCAAATCGTATGCCGAGCCGGTGGGCATCGGTGAAGTGATGGTCGGTGGCACCGTGGCGCGTATCAAACACTCACGTCATGCCGATTGGCACGAAGGCGATTTCGTCTTGGCCTACGCCGGCTGGCAGCGCTTCGCGTTGTCTGAGGGGCAAGACCTGCGCCGCCTGGACCCAGGCATCGCACCGCTGACCACCGCCCTTGGCGTGCTGGGCATGCCGGGGTTCACGGCCTATGCCGGCCTGCTTAATATCGGCAAGCCCAAACCCGGCGACACGGTCGTCGTCGCAGCGGCGAGCGGTGCAGTCGGCTCAGTGGTCGGCCAGATCGCTCGCCTGCACGGTGCACGCGCCGTGGGCATTGCCGGTGGAGTGGACAAGTGCACATTCGTGAAGGACGAACTGGGCTTTGATGCAGTCATAGACCACCGCGCCCCGGACTTTGCCGAACAGCTGGCCAAGGCGTGCCCCAAGGGTATCGACGTGTACTTTGAAAACGTCGCCGGGCCAGTCTGGGACGCCGTGCGACCGCTACTCAATGATTTTGCACGGATACCCGTGTGCGGTCTGATCGCCCATTACAACGATGGCGCCCTTCAAGAAGCAACGATCGACCGATTGCCCGCAACAATGCATGACATCCTCGCCAAGAGCCTGACCGTGCGCGGATTTATCCAGACCGAATTTGTCGATCAGCAACAGGACACATTCTTGAAAGAAGCTGCGCAGTGGATCGCTGAAGGCAAACTCAAATGGCGCGAGGATGTTGTCGACGGACTGGACCAGGCACCCGAGGCGTTTATCGGGCTGCTGGAAGGGCGCAATTTCGGCAAGTTGATCGTGCGCCTCAATCCACAATAA
- a CDS encoding cation:dicarboxylate symporter family transporter, with product MPTRYAKNGTLPILIAIVLGMMLGLVYPNLAIEMKVLSDAFIKMVGWLMPFLLFVLVSTGVAGIKREPHHRHVVRRIIVYFQLMSCAALMLGMATGWVFNLEHSALPTPPVLPENFLHELSLLSASSTLYRVFTQSLVLQVMFAAMVCGLLLGRGSALGNRCLGWLETAVQGLFYVLRIILTFAPLAAFGAMAFVVGKYGVSSVLPLLKFVVVIYLVSALFVVLVFATITRLVGVKLSRLIVYLKEELLLVTFTGSSVAALPGCVNKLEALGCDRQLVRLVLTTGYTFNLAGTNLYLTTAIMFLAHMAGVEIALPELLAVLVICLVTSLGSTSVAGSALFTLIATLNILQLVPLEGVGLLLGVERLMKCRSLTNVLGNCVACLAICGWQRSIDRGVLQRELS from the coding sequence ATGCCGACCCGATACGCCAAGAACGGAACCCTGCCTATTCTGATTGCCATCGTACTTGGCATGATGTTGGGCCTGGTTTATCCGAACCTGGCGATTGAGATGAAAGTGCTCAGCGACGCTTTTATCAAGATGGTCGGCTGGTTGATGCCCTTCCTGTTGTTTGTGCTGGTGTCCACCGGGGTCGCGGGTATCAAGCGCGAGCCTCATCACCGCCATGTCGTGCGGCGGATCATTGTGTATTTCCAATTGATGTCTTGTGCTGCGCTGATGCTCGGCATGGCTACCGGCTGGGTGTTCAACCTGGAACACAGCGCGTTGCCGACGCCACCTGTACTGCCGGAAAACTTCCTGCATGAGCTGTCGCTGCTGTCGGCTTCCTCGACGTTGTACCGCGTGTTTACCCAAAGCCTGGTCTTGCAAGTGATGTTTGCTGCGATGGTCTGCGGGTTGCTGCTGGGGCGGGGCAGTGCGCTCGGCAATCGCTGCCTGGGCTGGCTGGAAACGGCGGTGCAAGGGCTGTTCTACGTGCTGCGGATTATTCTCACGTTTGCCCCGTTGGCAGCGTTTGGGGCGATGGCCTTCGTGGTGGGTAAATACGGTGTGAGTTCAGTATTGCCCCTGCTGAAGTTTGTCGTGGTTATTTATCTGGTCAGTGCACTGTTTGTAGTTTTAGTGTTCGCCACTATTACGCGCCTGGTCGGGGTGAAGTTATCCCGATTGATTGTGTATTTAAAAGAAGAGTTATTGCTGGTGACATTTACCGGCTCTTCTGTCGCCGCACTTCCAGGCTGCGTGAATAAACTTGAAGCGCTGGGCTGCGACCGGCAATTAGTGCGCCTGGTATTGACCACCGGCTACACCTTCAACCTGGCCGGCACCAACCTGTACCTCACCACCGCGATCATGTTCCTGGCCCATATGGCCGGGGTCGAGATCGCCTTGCCGGAGTTGCTCGCGGTGCTGGTGATCTGCCTGGTGACGTCGCTGGGCTCTACCAGCGTGGCGGGTTCGGCGTTGTTCACCCTTATCGCCACCTTGAACATCCTGCAACTGGTGCCGCTGGAAGGGGTGGGGCTGCTGCTGGGGGTGGAACGCTTGATGAAGTGCCGCTCGTTGACCAATGTGCTGGGCAACTGCGTGGCGTGCCTGGCGATTTGTGGGTGGCAGCGATCGATTGATCGTGGGGTGTTGCAACGGGAGCTGTCATGA
- a CDS encoding DHCW motif cupin fold protein, protein MELTAVPFGTTDWSTVEPVIHPGVIGKALWRTCHFGTTRVRMVEYTPGYLADHWCWRGHILLCLEGELHTELEDGRQFTLTAGMSYQVGNDMEGHRSSTSIGAKLFIVD, encoded by the coding sequence ATGGAACTCACTGCCGTCCCCTTTGGCACTACCGACTGGTCCACTGTCGAACCCGTGATTCATCCGGGCGTTATCGGCAAGGCGTTATGGCGCACCTGCCACTTCGGCACCACCCGCGTGCGCATGGTCGAATATACCCCCGGCTACCTGGCGGATCACTGGTGCTGGAGAGGGCATATTCTGTTGTGTCTTGAAGGCGAGTTGCACACTGAATTGGAAGACGGTCGTCAGTTCACCCTGACGGCCGGAATGAGTTATCAGGTGGGCAATGACATGGAAGGTCATCGCTCATCGACGAGTATTGGCGCGAAGCTGTTTATTGTGGATTGA
- a CDS encoding LysR family transcriptional regulator, with amino-acid sequence MPNMISDAFEPYLLRTFVAVCHHGSLSGAAQQAGRAQSALSAQIRRLEELLGQRLLRRTGRGVVPTTEGELLLSYATRILALGETVATRLKERTVMGTVRVGLSEDIAVSALPAALGRLRRASPHVHLDITVDHGDALAERWHDGLLDVAVGVSSVFAADPVHTWNMPLYWVCGIDDEIDPASALDVIVYAEPCAWRRLMFDALLAAGRDFRVTVTSPNIGVIMAAVESGLGVALLPAENIRPDTLRVISLGPSGSQALSVNYGLFAVPRQTDGIRATVDLLSESFHLMTQPRPGGLIPCDTPHPTPAPTQ; translated from the coding sequence ATGCCAAACATGATATCCGACGCGTTTGAACCCTATTTGCTGCGTACTTTTGTTGCGGTGTGTCATCACGGCAGCCTCAGTGGCGCTGCGCAACAGGCGGGCAGGGCACAATCGGCGCTAAGCGCGCAGATTCGCCGGCTGGAGGAGTTGCTCGGTCAACGCCTGCTGCGTCGCACCGGGCGTGGTGTAGTGCCGACCACTGAGGGCGAATTGTTGCTCAGCTATGCCACACGCATTCTGGCGCTCGGCGAAACGGTGGCGACACGCTTGAAGGAACGTACGGTGATGGGCACGGTGCGCGTCGGCCTGTCGGAGGACATCGCCGTCTCAGCGTTGCCGGCTGCCCTGGGCCGTTTACGCCGTGCCAGCCCCCACGTGCACCTGGACATCACCGTGGACCACGGCGATGCCCTCGCTGAACGCTGGCACGATGGTTTGCTCGACGTGGCCGTCGGCGTGAGCTCGGTATTTGCCGCCGACCCCGTGCATACCTGGAACATGCCGCTGTATTGGGTGTGTGGGATCGATGATGAGATCGACCCGGCGTCGGCGTTGGATGTGATCGTGTATGCCGAACCCTGCGCGTGGCGGCGCCTGATGTTCGACGCGTTGTTGGCCGCCGGCCGCGATTTTCGCGTGACCGTCACCAGCCCGAATATCGGCGTGATCATGGCTGCCGTGGAAAGCGGCCTGGGCGTCGCATTACTGCCGGCAGAAAATATTCGCCCGGACACCCTGCGTGTGATCTCGCTGGGCCCCAGCGGTAGTCAGGCCTTAAGCGTCAATTACGGATTGTTCGCGGTACCACGTCAAACCGACGGTATTCGCGCAACGGTCGACTTGCTCAGCGAGAGTTTTCACCTGATGACGCAGCCAAGGCCAGGTGGCCTGATCCCTTGCGATACACCCCACCCAACTCCCGCGCCAACCCAATGA
- a CDS encoding (2Fe-2S)-binding protein, with the protein MAQTLNINGTPHTVDVDDDTPLLWVLRDVLGMTGTKFGCGMALCGACTVQMNGTPIRACVMPVSALVGASITTIEAIGETPAGQKIQAAWRDLEVVQCGYCQSGQIMSASALLASNPNPSDSDIDNAMAGNICRCGTYVRIRAAIKQAASA; encoded by the coding sequence ATGGCCCAGACGCTGAATATCAATGGCACCCCGCACACTGTGGATGTCGATGACGACACGCCGCTGCTCTGGGTGTTGCGCGATGTGCTGGGCATGACCGGCACCAAGTTCGGTTGCGGCATGGCCCTGTGCGGCGCCTGCACGGTGCAGATGAATGGCACGCCGATCCGCGCGTGCGTGATGCCGGTGAGTGCGTTGGTGGGGGCCAGCATCACCACCATCGAAGCCATCGGCGAGACCCCCGCCGGCCAGAAGATCCAGGCCGCCTGGCGTGACTTGGAAGTGGTGCAATGCGGCTACTGCCAGTCCGGGCAGATCATGTCCGCCTCGGCGTTGTTGGCCAGCAACCCGAACCCCAGTGACAGCGATATCGACAACGCCATGGCCGGCAATATCTGCCGCTGCGGCACCTACGTGCGCATCCGTGCGGCGATCAAGCAGGCGGCCAGCGCATGA